The genome window GGTGCCTTCAGATCAAGAAGATTGTTATTCATGCTCTGAAGGATGTTATAAATTTCTTGGATTCTTCCCCTGAAGGGTAAGTCGCAGCGGCAACAGTCCAGTCTTAATTTTGCTCTATAAAGGTCTGAAGTCGTAATGGATACTGAGAAATTTCAGGGGATATCTTGGTCACTGATTGATTTGTGATTGATCCATCAGGTTGAAGAGTGGGGCTGGCCAGCCCAGCAATAAAAGGCAGGGTGGTCACACGCTGACGAGCGAAGACAACAAGTCCAAAGATGCTCCTGTAGATGACCAAGGTGACGATCTGAAGAGGGAAGACAAGTCCAACCATGAAGCTGCTGATGCGAAAAAGCCTAAAGGCCGTGGTCGCCGAAAAGGCTCTCGCAATCTCATGTGATTGATCGATTCGGTTCTGACAGGAAAGATGAAGGCGGTACTGATCGATCTGGACGCAGTCAATTTGGGAGAAGGTTGTAGTTTAGAGTGCTGAGGTATTGGTCACCCCCAGACGCCATTTCGGTGTCTGGCTTTTGTTCATATGGTGATTGCCGGCTGACACCATTTTGGAAGGATCATGCTAGTTGCTCGCTGTATGAACTCTTCATGTAGCGGCTGGGCAATAGCGATAGACAAGACTGTAAGCAGCGTGTGTATGCGGCTGATATTTTGTTAGTAATTGTCATGGATAGCTATGGTAAAGTAGTGTAGTACTGTACATCCTGCACTTTGTTGTTGGTGCCTGGAATGTATCCAAGCCATGGATTGAACAGAACAAGCTCCTGCAGTCCTGTCAGGATTGAGGTGGCACCTGAAAAGATTAGGGAAAACGTGGTTACCAAACTCGGTTCACCACGGGTACATGTTATATAGCGGCAAAGGGCTAATAGGATTACATCAAGGTTGTTGTGTTCGGTTGATTTGCTGTACAGCTTGGTTGAGAAGAAATCCAACTCTAACTCTATCTCTAAAACTCTCAAACCGAATCACCAACAGCATTATCGCATGATACAAGGAGAATTTCAACTATTTCTAACAGCCCCTCTCAATCTAAACTTTTCTTGTCTTGAAGATTTAGATTgccttgaaagttttcaaacttGCGGACTGGTAATGCCTTTGTAAATCCGTCAGCTAGCTGATCTCCAGAAGGTATCAACCGTATCTGTAATTGCTTGTTTGCGACTCTCTCACGAACAAAGTGGAAATCAATTTGTATATGCTTTGCTCTAGCATAAAACACTGGGTTGGCAGATAAATAAGTTGCTCCTAAATTATCACACCATAAACAAGGAGGCTGCTGCAAATGTATTCGAAGTTCCTTCAACAAGGATTCTAGCCAAATTACCTCAGCTGTTGCATTTGCCATAGATTTATATTCTGCTTCAGTACTTGACCGAGACACCGTTGCTTGTTTCCTAGCACTCCAAGAGATAAGATTAGTACCAAAGAAAACAGCAAAGCCTCCAGTGGATCTTCTATCATCAATACTTCCAGCCCAGTCAGCGTCAGAAAAAGCATTAATCAGCATTGAACTAGATTCCTGTAGCTTTAAGCCTATACCAATCGTGTGCTTCACATACCTCAATATTCTCTTAATAGCAGTCCAATGAACCGTGGTAGTAGAGTGTAAGAATTGACACACCTTGTTTACTGAATATGCCAGATCGGGTCTTGTAAGAGTAAGGTATTGAAGTGCACCAACTATACTCCTGTATCTCGTGTTGTCTTCAGAATTGAGCGCTGTTCCTACATGACACGACAGCTTTTCTGTAGATGACAAAGGTGTGGGGGATGGCTTACAGTTCTTCATGCCAACACGAGAAAGAATTTCccttgcatatttttcttgtgacaGCAATATGCCATCCTTTTCTTTGCGCACTTCAATACCTAGAAAGTAGTGTAACTCTCCAAGATCCTTCAAGGCAAAGTCCTTCTTGAGATCTCTAAGTAAAGCTGCAATTGCATCTTGAGAGGAGCTAGTaacaattatatcatcaacatatatcaACATAAATATTGTCACATGTCCCTTTTGATATATAAAGAGTGATGTATCTGACTTTGAAGTCTTAAAACCAAGATCGATAAGTTTAGAGCTTAACCTAGAATACCAGGTCCTTGGCGCTTGCTTCAATCCATATATGGCCTTGTCAAGCTTGCACACAAGAAGTGGTGTCTCTGCACTCTCAAAGCCTGGAGGTTGTCTTATATATACCTCTTCTTCCAGAACACCATGAAGAAACGCGTTCTGTACATCTAATTGTCTAAGGCACCATCCTTTAGATACTGCAATAGACAAAACAAGCCTGACAGTAGCAATTTTCACTACAGGACTAAAGGTGTCCTCATAATCAATGCCATATCGTTGTTTAAAACCTTTTGCTACTAGCCGGGCTTTGTACCTATCAATAGTGCCATCTGcctttcttttaattttaaataccCATTTACAATCAATGAGATTTTTACCTTCTTTCTCAGGAACAAGATGCCAAGTATGATTCTTTAACAAAGCTTGATATTCATCTTCCATGGCTTTCTTCCACTTTGGATCACCAAAAGCTTCTTGTATATTCTCCGGTTCTCCTGTTGCACAAAAGTTTCCATACCTAATTGTCCCATCATGAAATTTTTTGGGCTTCACAATGCCACTCTGCAATCGTGTCCTTGGTCTCTGAATATCAATTGAAACCTGGACCTCAGCATCTGGATTGCTTGAACCAAACGCTGAAGGAGACAGAGGAACGGGCGGAGTAGTCTGCGTGGCCGCACCCGATCCAGAACTCGGTGTAGAGGATCCGCCTTCCGCAGAAGACAGTCGCCTGGTTGCTGCGCTGTGATTCGTCGAAGTAGAACCAGGGGGCACCGGGACGGTCGGAGGCACAGGTCCATCCCCCCCACGCGCCGAGTCGGGGCTGATTCCCGTACGCCCGACAGACGCCGAGTCCATGCAGTCGCCATCAGGAGCCGTATTCTTGTGGGATCGCGCACCTGACACGGCAGGAGAATTAGCAGGTCGATCTCCATCGGATCCACCACCGGGATTTGCTGCGGCCGGAGGGAAGATCATGTCACTAGAGGTTTGTGAACCAGTTGAGGCCGAAGTTTCTTGTAAATTTTCCTGCACATCATCAATCTCAACAGCAGGATTAGTAAATATTGGATTAGTACTATCTACACCCCCTGTAGCGAGGAGATTTtgtggaagaagaaggatctCTTTGCGAAGAAGAGCTCCTGCATTAGAACGGAGTTGAGCGAAAGGaaaaattgtttcatcgaaAATAACATCACGAGAGATGTAGACTCGGCCTGTAGATGGTTCAAGACATTTGAAACCTTTGTGCATGGCGCTGtagccaagaaaaacacatcGCGTGGACCTAAAAGCGAGCTTCCTGTTGTTGTAGGGTCTCAAATTTGGCAAAACCGCACATCCAAACACTCTCAAGGAGTTATAATCTGGTTTCTCTTTGAGAAGAAGTTCAGTAGGAGTTTGATATTTGATCACACGGCTAGGGAGGAGATTAATGAGGTATGTTGCTGTGAGAAACGCCTCGTCCCAAAGTTTTAGAGGCATGGAGGCATTTGCAAGGAGAGCCAAACCAACCTCTACTATATGGCGGTGTTTGCGCTCGGCTGCTCCGTTTTGTTGGTGAGCATGAGGACAAGAGACTCTATGTGAGATGCCTATCTTTTGAAAGAAGGAATTTAACCCTTGGTACTCACCCCCCCCAATCCGTTTGCATAGAGAGAATTTTTCTATTGAACTTCCTTTCAACAAGGTTTTGAAAGTTATGAAAAACTTGGAAGACCTCTGATTTCTTTTTCAGAAGATATATCCAGGTGTATTTACTGTAGTCGTCAATAAAACTAACATAGTAAGAGTGACGACCTACAGATAAAGGAGCCGGACCCCAAACATCCGAAAAGATTAAATCAAGAGGACTTGTAGATATGCTGGTTGATATAGAATAAGGTAGCTGATGGCTCTTGGCCATTTGACAGGAATCACAAATAGAATCTTTATTCTCACTACTAATGAAAGAAAGTTTATTCTCTCTAAGAACATGATCTACGATAGGAGAGGCAGGGTGACCTAGACGGCTATGCCATCTTGAGGACGATGGTTTATTGACTCCATGGGCCTGCTTCCTTGAGTCCTCTTCTAGCTGGGACGTTAAGGGATACAGGCCACCTTTGCATCTACCCTAATGGAGGATTCTTCTCGTTTCCTGATCCTTGATAAGAAAGAAATTAGGATGGAATTCAAGAAACACGTTATTGTCAGAGGTTACACGATGAACGGAAGCAAGACTTTTTGTTGCACTAGGAACATGAAGGACGTTGTCAAGGTGCAGATCTCTAACGGGGGTATGTAAAATAGTACTACCAATATTACTAATTTTCATACCTGCACCGCTTGCAGTGTGCACTTGATCACGTCCATTGTAGCGGTCACGAACAGATAGCTTCTCTAGATCTCCAGTGATATTATCCGAAGCACCACTATCCATGTACCAATTGGTGTCTACTCCATAGCCCACGGTTGCTGCTCCTGCTGTCTTGTCATTTGGTTgctcctcatcttcatcatatCTATACCAGCAGATTGACGCCTCATGACCGATCTTCTTGCAGATCTGACAAGTGGGCTTGGAATTGGATTTTTGGCCTCCTTGCTTGGAAGATCCTCATCCACCAGAGTTGTTACGTTGTGGTCCATCTCTACCATGACCGCGCCCCCGACGACTGCCGCGAGCGCGAGAGCCACCACGCCCACGATTTACAGCATTAGCCGAAGAGACAtactgtcctcctcctccttgattATCCTGGTACAACTCCAAGCGTGCGTCATATGCCAATAATTGAGCATAGAGTTCATCCAAAGAAGTCGGATCAGCTCGCCCAAGAACAGAAGACACAAAAGGGTTGTACCCGTAATCAAGGCCATTCAAGATTTTATTTACAACTTCCTCATCATCTATAATCTTACCAACTGCAGCAAGCTCGTCCTTGATCCCAATCATCTTGGTGAAGTAAGCCGATGTAGACATGGTTCCCTTCTTGAGATTGGCGAGTTGCATGCGCAGATTGGACACCCGCGCCCTGGAGTGCGCAGAGAACATGTTCTCAAGCGCCTTCCAGAGCTCGGCCGACGACTCCAGTGTTGCGACTTGCGCCAGGACGTCTTTGGCGACCGAGTTGATCAGGTAGCCTAGAAGCTGCTGATCTTTCGCCAACCATCTGTCATACTCCGGATTGGGTACGACGATTTTCTTATTCACAGCATCTTCCTCTTCGATGGTCTTGGGAGGTGCCGGAGATTTTCCTTCAAGGATACCCATGAGTTGGGCTCCACGGATGGCTGGGAGCACTTGCGCCTTCCAGAGGCGAAAGTTGTCCCTGGTCAGTTTTTCCGAGACGGAGGGACCGAGAGTAGGCGGGGTGTAGCAGGATGGTGATGCCATTGACGACTAGGGATAGAAGGTAGATGTATTAGGAAGAAGATGCTCTGATTACCATGAAAAGATTAGGGAAAACGTGGTTACCAAACTCGGTTCACCACGGGTACATGTTATATAGCGGCAAAGGGCCAATAGGATTACATCAAGGTTGTTGTGTTCGGTTGATTTGCTGTACAGCTTGGTTGAGAAGAAATCCAACTCTAACTCTATCTCTAAAACTCTCAAACCGAATCACCAACAGCATTATCGCATGATACAAGGAGAATTTCAACTATTTCTAACAGCACCATCATACTAAACGCTCAGAGCTGGTGATGGATGCGATTGCTGTTATTCATTTCTTTGTCAAATTATGGTAGGATTAGGGGCCATGATCATGATGTGATGTTCGCAGCAGGAGCAGCTGCAGTAGGCTCAGAAAGCAATGCATGATCTCTCTCGTATGCTGTCTGCGAATTCCATTCCAGAGGCAGCTCCGCACCGTCCATTTTCCTTAACGTAAAGCCGGTTGCTCGCTACTTGGGCGCAAGTTCAATTTGCTTGCTCTATCAAATCGCAGCAGAACCAAAATTTGCCCCTGTACTACCCGAGAATTTTGCTGGATCAAATCGCAGCAGAACTAAAATTTGCCCATGTAATACCCGAGAATTTTCAGAAATTCATACGTGTAGGCCTGTGTGAGggtaaaatttgactttttgattCATTGCTCAGATAGATGGATGATCAGAAACCGTGATGCGTAGATTTTGTGAAGACAATTCGGTTTTCCTATCTAACGCCTCGTTTGGACATATGATGAATCTGTAGCGAAATCAATAAATCTAGATCattagatagaaaaaaaaaagaggataagGTCACCTGGGATTGGTCACCACCCTGATTTTCACCTAGACTATCCCAACACCTGACCATTCCTCCTCAtaaccctagccgccactcGCCATCGCCAGTGCCCGCCATTACTGTCGCCTGACTACCTCCACTATGCTGCGTCGCTTGCAGCCGCCACGCTCGGCCCCCTCGAGGATGCCAAGGGCTGGGAGGTGAGGagcaagaaggaggaggaagggagagaaggacaggaagaagaaaggaaggagaagaagaaagaggaaaaggatGAGATTTAGTTTTTATCGAAATTCATCTTTAATTATTGTGTACTTTCTAATTAGTCCTTAGATATTTATAGATAGTCGGGAATGGTTGTGTTTGTCATCGGTTTAGTGTTTTAGTTGATCCATTGCGTGCATCAActtaattttgaaatttgaggCATAATCTTTGCGAATTCGACCATAAGCCTAGAATGAAAGTTATAGCATGTTCAATTTGGATGATCAGTTTAGGAGTAattggtaaaaaaaatgttgttatCCGTCTAGAGTTAGTCTGTGTGgtgtttttgtttttctgtCTTTGACCTCGTTAGAGGAAGTTCTCGCTTGATGTCTTGCAGAAAAGCGGTAGATGTTTCTTCATCATTTTGATATCGTCTTGCATGCGGGGTTTTCAGAGTAGGAACATGTCTTTTGGTGGTGCCTCTTTGGGTTGCAGCTAGTGCCCGCCTTCATCGTCGGTGAAGGTAGGTGAATTTAGCGGATGGCTatgctttaacttgttatttgatTATCTCCATAAATtttaattgcaacacatatattTAATCTAATAAACTAAAAGTGATACATGCTACTTTATTGCTTACCTTTCTTAAGTATAGTTGACTCTTGAGTTATAAAGTGCAGAAAATGAGATATGTCGTTTACAGCTATTCATTATTatagtataattttttttgaagtatATACATATCTTAGAAGTTATATTGTTATCTATGCATAAAGCATACTATAAATATGATATCTTGTATTGTAAGTTTTGTCATCGTGCATAGCTGTGATTGTATCGGTACCGCGCCATATGTTGCCCGTGAAGGGGTATGTTACACACGCTTACGTCACCCGTGAAGGGGTAAATATGAGGAATAATATGACttgtgcatacatatgcattcataTGAATATATTTACTTTAATTGTAACGATATTGTCTCTTCATATTGAAAGGAAGTATTTAATACTGTTCTGGATGATACCACTATGGCGAATCATGGCTagtggatgatgacatgtggtTGATGTTGCATTGTCATGTTTAATTATGCTTTTTCAGATATTGTTAACTTTTCCAACTAATTATCTTTTTTAAAGATGAATATTTAATCAATTATAGCTAAATAGTTTGTTAAAACAATTCACTTGTTGATATTTTTGAATCTCTCTTACTATCTTCCTATATGCGTCTTAAGGTGTTTGCGAGCATACGAAATGGGTAGCAGCACAACCTTTGCATAATCATCTCCATCTTCTGGATTATCCACTGTGATGCCTTTTTGGCAAACTTTAGATGCTTTTGTTGTACGAGTGATCTGTCATGGTACTTATATATGATCGAGATATGTTCCTTGTTTGATAGGATATTTAATGTTGTAAGtgtgatgatatatatatttttctctgCGTATGTGTTGGTTAAACCTTTAGTTACATGAGAGGTGCTgctgaattttttaagatttggTGAGTTTGTATGTTAGTTTGATAGCACCTCAGACTTATGTGGTCCCGGGATGTTACAGCCCACACTTTCGTCCGTTAGTCACGGACAAATGTACCAACAGTAGGGGTCCCCTCATCATCGATAACTCCGGCAAAGTGACAAGCAGGGATTTGGTTAAGGTTCAAAAGTAAGATTAAGtgcactactataaaaaaaaatcattttttcaaTTATGACCTATAACATGTGACCTACAACTTACTCGTTTTTTTAACTGGTTACACTGATCAAGGATGTCGCTGGATGTAAGGTAACCCAAAATTAGCGATGTAGTTAGCACCATGAACAAAAATAAAACTATTAATAAGATCACGTTTGACAGAGCTCCAGCTTTCAGATTCTCATCAGATTTTGAGGCTGTATGCTATAATAAAGTTGTTTTAGTTACTATTCTTAGTatacaataaaaataagatagttCACCTAAATAATCTCAAATATATCCACGGCTCAAACTCTACGAATTTATAAAGCTAGAAATACatgtcttaaaaaaaattagagttaGAATTCTATCAAACATACTCTAGTTCTCAACACCAGCTCGGATGTGCGTGGAATCCTCGTGGTTCGGTACTTCTGGAAAGACAAGGAATGCCAAAGTTTTTTACAACCCTGCATCCGAGCTCGGCTAGATCATCGACAAAACCAAGCAGGAACCAAACATCTCGGCAGTCTAACAACCCGAGAGCACAAGTCGGTCTTCCTTTTTGCTGTTCTATTGTCTAGACCTTAACCCTACCGTGTCGTACTTGGATGTCTTGCAAATCTACTCTCGGAATTGGGATCGCACTGCTATATGTATGAACTTCAATTCTCTTTACGCACGGCTCTCCTGTGTTATATAGAGACAACTAGAAAGTAAACTTTTTGAAGTTTGGAAAAGTGACTTTGGTTCCACGGGTAAAAACAATCAAGCCACGCTTGAAATGTAGGAATTTCACAGGATAAGTAGGAAATGCATGggattttgcaaaaaaaatcccATGTATCATTTCAATGTCCCTGGGaatcgggaaaaaaaaatctcaaacaGGGCCCCATATTACTCAGCCTTGCCTCGATCTGCTTGCCACAGACCTGTGCTCAGGTACAGCAACAAGCACATGAGAAACTAGCAAGACTAGCTACGAGCATGGCAACACACACCAACGAAGTACTGCTGCAGGTCATGGAATGCGATGAATGAATTAACACCATACAGGACTCTGGAACACATGCACACTGCACATAagaaacagagaaaaaaaaatcacagcaATCTAAACAATTACAGCCTAATACGTCCGTCCATGTGTTATTCAAACCTATGGCAAACTATCCATTGCATGCTCTACCACAACTGACGCGGAGTTCCAAACATTTGCAAATCTAGAAACAGAATTACAGAAGTTGACTAGGAGTACCTCCGATCAGTCAGCTAGAGGTGTGGCCGTGTGGGGCTGCCTACAGACCATGCCTTAACATACATAATCAAAGGTAAGGTTCTGGAGTTGGCGGCGATAATAAACATAGGATGCCTATACAGGCAAAAGAGAGGCATAAGTACTAATTAACAGTGGGTAATACAGCTATGGGGTTGCACAGATCCTCATGCCTCGACCTCCTTCGCTTGATGCTGCTGCTGTTTCTTCCCGGCATCTTcattgccatcttcatcctcatctgCCTCCTCTGATAACTTGGTTAGCTCATCTTGGATCATAACTTTGATGGACTCTTTCTTTGGAGTCAAATCCATCTTGTAGTGGTTGTCTGTATGATAAAATTTGTTAGTGTGCCAAGTATCAACAACCGCAATTACAGCAAAAGATGTTTGAAAAGCTTACCAAGCTTCTTAAGAATGTCACTGAAAGTTGCCTGCAAAGTCGGATTTCCAAAAGGTCAGGGTCTTTATAAGaaattttgaaattaaaaaaatgggGGAAAATCAGGGCAACTAGAGAAGCAGAAATAAAAGGGAAAAGCAGGAGTAAAAGTGCATCTGATAAAGTACTTCTGTGGAATACCAAATGTAGTTAGGACTTTAGGAGACAATGCTACCTTAGTCATAGACAAAAACATTATCATATAATTGAACATAAGTATGAATTTTCTGTCATCAATTGCCCATGTTTCCAAACATCTTCCCACATTGACAATTTTTAGCCGAACTTTAAATCGTGACCATCAACAGTTTAGTGTGACCAGAATATACATACGAAAATATTTCACTAGGAAAATACTCCTGACAACAAATGTGATGGTACCATTGTCCTATCAACATTCTAGATGCTTTTTAACATATGgtacaacaataacaacaaaatatttttagtcCCAAGCAAATCGGGGTAGGCCTTTTTAATATATGGTAAAAGTTGAAAATTAATTGCCAGTCAACAATGGTACCAATTTCTGTCCACTACAAAAAATCTGTAACTCACCGTGTTGAAGTCAACTTTTTTGAGGATTCCAGTAATGGTCTTCCTCAGTTCATCCTTGCTGGGAAGATCTGCTTCTGCTGATCCCCCCTTACCCTTTGTCACCTTTTTACCTAGATGAAATACAATTTTTACATTTTTAGCACAAACTAATAATCACCTATAACTGAATAATTTATCTTAATGAAAGATATTTCTGTGATCATGCCACAAGCAGAATTAATAATCATACGTAGTGCAATGCAATGATCACATGATGGTCCAGAGCCTCGGTCCATGtgaaaaaatagtaaaaaataaactCATACTTATTAGTTCACCagataaagaaaaaatagagagaaggaTGTTTTGGCCATGACACAGCCAGAAATGTGATCCAGAGGGGCAAAATGAACTGGACTTGAAGTATCCAAACATCAATAAAAAGGGAGCATTTTGGCATACTATGAAGACCACAAATTTACCTGatggttttttttctttggtctCCTTTTCACCCTTTGGCGTGGGTTTCCTTTTCCTAGAAAAGACCTTTGTACTGTCCTCAGGGCTTTCCTCTTCCTTAGAAATCTTGGACGATGATTTTTTGAGTGGACTCTTGCTAATTGTCCTTGGAGGACCTGTCTTGTTGCCACTCCCTGTGTCTGTCTTCTTTTTGCCTGAAGATTCTTTTACTTCTGAGGACTTCTTACTTGCCTTTTCTTTCCCAGAGTCATAGTCATCTTCCTGTTCATCAGCTGCTTCATCTTTGTTTTCCTCACTATCAGATTTCATGGAttcatcctcatcctcgtctTCATCAGTATCATACTTTAGAGCTTTCTTCTGCCTTTTACCTGAAGTGGTGTCATCACCAAATTTCTGCAGAAATAACAAACAATGAGAACAATAGTGATATACTGATATATTGAAGAAGGCGTGATAACCATGGCTGTGTCAACATTAACAAATCAATGGAAGTGCACATTGGAGGTAGGCAAGTAGTGAAGCTTAGCTTGGGTGTCCATGCATAAACCCAGCTTAGTATCAAAATAACCACTAACGAAGGCTACATATTACTGCAAGTCATATTGAAGCTTTTAATTTAAAACTTATAGTCAACACATAAGAAAATTTTGGCACTATACCTTCCTAGACTTATTAGGCGTGCTTTCAGGAGTCTTATTTGTACTTCCACCTCCTCTCTTGCGTTTTCTAGAATTCGATCCCTGGCGAGTGGAAGAAAATAAAGCACAGAAATAAAATGATATTGTAAGTTTTATTCTCATATATTCTAATTTCAACCATAGAACATCAGCAACAGTACCCAGCTGATATCAGGATAGGAGCATAGCATAAGAACTGCTGTCTAACCTGATCATCAGAGAGCCCAGAATCAGCCACACCGTGAGGTTCAGCAATGAAATCCAAGAGCTTCGACACAATATCTTCCTATATCTCAAACTATATTAGAATGCTACTATATTATATTAACCAAAATGTAATTCCAAGAACAAGACAAGACAAAGAACCTTTCTAATGTTTGCTTTTGGAACTGGAATAGCAAGGAGCCAACAGATGTCCAACAGCATGTCTTTCACACATTTGTCAAGCTTCTCCTTTGCCTTGGCTCTCTGCTTTTCCTACAAACCAGAAAACTCTCCAAATTAAACCAGTTTGTATCAGCTACAGTAGACTGAATATTTAAAGGTTTGAGAAAAGAAGCTTACATCACTCTCGTGCCAAACAAATCCAGAGAACTGGAGTATATGTCCTTTAAAATCTAAAGTCTGAAACATAAGAGAACATAAGTGTGTTAGACATTTGAGAGGCAGAAGCAAAAAGAATTTTAGCTTTAACATCATTCCAGATAAACATCAGACTTGTGGAGTTATTGTAAAGTAAGCAAATGGAAGTAAAATATAAAACAGCATAGTTTACTTAAGAGAATCCACCCATAATTAGTCATCTTTCGAATAACTAAGGCTAAAAGTTTATAACTGAAGCAGTCCATTGTACAGAACGAAAGTGAAATGACAGTGAAGCTAGCCTCTCAATATGCCATATACCTTACTCTTGCTACTCCTGTATACAATTCTGATAAGTCATTGAACCAGCCACGACACTTGCACACTAAGCAAATTCACTTTAACGAACATATGGAGCTTGAAACAACATGCTAATCGGTTAGGGCGCTGCATTATTTTTGGGAGTTCTTGTTTCCTATGCTTCTTTGTTCCAAAACAGCATATGCACCAGAGTGAACGGGCTAACACAACAGATGGTGCCTAAATCACATACACATTTTCATCCTGAAATGTGCTTCCTCTGTGCTTAAACCTGTTGGAGGGACTAGCATTTCTTCAAAAATCTAGTGCGGcagttttcttgcatattttaAATTCTGGTGGACTTGATACTACCAAGTGCTTATCTAAGAGATAAATAGTGCATCAGCCTTCTGCTGTGTCAAAAGTTTACCTTGCCTTTCCTCCCAAAGAGAATATTGTGAAGAAATTTAAGATCAGCAGGTTTCTTCCTTGATATTCTGTGTGCCACTATACAATAGTTtcaaacaagaaaaaacaaatcagtGAAAGAGAAATGCGCCGTGaattagaagaaagaaagaaatttcAC of Phragmites australis chromosome 3, lpPhrAust1.1, whole genome shotgun sequence contains these proteins:
- the LOC133912842 gene encoding DEK domain-containing chromatin-associated protein 4-like; this translates as MPEADPAPVMEETAVANGGAAADVAAPDKKDVTTKEVAAESKNDVVADQNDEEQDKGSENGTKGPSDGDVKMAEAEGAKKHDGDVVTAKQVDSKGVKMDADVKVDNNAETAEGEDVKMTEAEAGNTEVKDKGQKEDKDENTNADKQGELKEQEKGGSADLEENKGKETGAAEKQEEEEAKEKGSAEKKEEDAADKKVEENKEETPKNKKARSARDRSQGKDKKQDGSKSREAKSLLSTPNPYATDRPQRERKTVERLVEVIEKEPNKDFVVEKGRGTPLKDIPSVAHRISRKKPADLKFLHNILFGRKGKTLDFKGHILQFSGFVWHESDEKQRAKAKEKLDKCVKDMLLDICWLLAIPVPKANIRKEDIVSKLLDFIAEPHGVADSGLSDDQGSNSRKRKRGGGSTNKTPESTPNKSRKKFGDDTTSGKRQKKALKYDTDEDEDEDESMKSDSEENKDEAADEQEDDYDSGKEKASKKSSEVKESSGKKKTDTGSGNKTGPPRTISKSPLKKSSSKISKEEESPEDSTKVFSRKRKPTPKGEKETKEKKPSGKKVTKGKGGSAEADLPSKDELRKTITGILKKVDFNTATFSDILKKLDNHYKMDLTPKKESIKVMIQDELTKLSEEADEDEDGNEDAGKKQQQHQAKEVEA